A part of Gracilimonas sp. genomic DNA contains:
- a CDS encoding nucleotide excision repair endonuclease, which yields MLAIKLFPLVTLDLFEPTAITQKERVNNALGEELPPHEPGVYTMYDKHDQVLYVGKGKDLQQRITSYRYSKSKKVQRMIAHLTRISYEVCNTETDAILLENLLIRSLRPPFNHANKKPETYYYISTARRGNKKEFRLSMRVLDDYPEVYGCFKGHLKTRKGLGALLKLLFVQETSITSAHYLPSQLLNRITPQKFQLRLDEESGFLVDQFLKGSSSLLADQFEEHIMSLNFKDRFTENYFDNELETLRMFFTLGPQRNYRMKNELGLRSELINQDDIDDLLALMKEG from the coding sequence TTGTTAGCAATCAAATTATTTCCTTTAGTGACTTTAGACCTGTTTGAACCTACCGCCATCACCCAGAAAGAGCGGGTGAATAATGCCCTGGGAGAGGAGCTTCCTCCTCACGAGCCGGGCGTGTATACCATGTATGATAAGCACGACCAGGTTTTATACGTGGGAAAAGGGAAAGACCTCCAGCAGCGTATCACCTCGTACCGGTATTCCAAATCAAAGAAGGTACAGCGGATGATTGCCCACCTCACCCGTATCAGCTACGAAGTATGCAATACCGAAACGGATGCCATTCTCCTCGAAAACCTGCTGATCCGTTCTTTGCGCCCGCCGTTCAATCACGCCAATAAAAAACCGGAAACCTACTACTACATTTCCACCGCGCGCCGGGGTAATAAAAAAGAGTTCCGGTTATCGATGCGGGTGCTGGATGATTATCCGGAAGTGTACGGCTGTTTTAAAGGTCACCTGAAAACACGTAAGGGACTTGGTGCCCTGCTAAAACTGCTTTTTGTACAGGAAACGAGTATCACCAGCGCCCACTATTTGCCCAGCCAGCTTTTGAACCGGATCACTCCGCAAAAATTTCAGCTTCGACTGGATGAAGAATCCGGATTTCTAGTGGATCAGTTTCTGAAAGGGTCTTCCAGCCTGCTGGCTGACCAGTTTGAAGAACATATCATGAGCCTGAACTTTAAAGACCGGTTCACCGAGAACTACTTTGACAACGAGCTGGAAACGCTTCGGATGTTTTTTACTTTAGGTCCGCAACGAAATTACCGGATGAAGAACGAACTAGGTTTGCGCTCCGAACTGATTAACCAGGATGATATTGATGACCTGCTGGCGCTGATGAAAGAAGGGTGA
- a CDS encoding universal stress protein, with product MGNAKKWVIATNGTKYASAAVKYAAELFRDLRTEPEVYILVVAIDDDALTEAKAIVEMAKYTFEDIAGKEGPLTPYVETGEPGKVIVEQMKKLKADHLFIGGADFKWDINDEGPGGISNYIIENLSGGVTLIK from the coding sequence ATGGGAAATGCAAAAAAGTGGGTGATAGCTACCAACGGTACAAAATACGCCAGTGCGGCGGTTAAATATGCGGCAGAGCTTTTTCGGGATTTACGGACTGAGCCGGAAGTTTATATTCTGGTGGTTGCGATTGACGATGATGCCCTTACCGAGGCCAAAGCTATTGTGGAGATGGCCAAATATACCTTTGAAGATATCGCCGGCAAAGAAGGTCCGCTTACACCTTATGTAGAAACGGGAGAGCCGGGCAAAGTAATTGTCGAGCAAATGAAAAAGCTGAAGGCGGATCATTTGTTTATCGGGGGAGCCGATTTTAAATGGGATATCAACGACGAAGGCCCGGGCGGAATCAGTAATTATATTATTGAGAATCTCTCCGGTGGGGTTACGCTTATTAAGTAA
- a CDS encoding N-acetyltransferase has translation MNRINIRAEQHTDYQQVYKVHQKAFGQEEEGQIVERIRKSGGFVPELSLVAEIDGAVVGHILFSKITIETKQGDKESLSLAPMAVLPDFQKQGIGGQMIKAGIQKAVELGFDSIIVLGHADYYPNFGFEKASKWKITCSFEVPDEAFMAIELKEDALANSAGKVVYPPAFNIE, from the coding sequence GTGAACAGGATTAATATCAGAGCGGAACAACATACCGATTACCAACAGGTATATAAAGTCCACCAAAAGGCATTTGGACAGGAAGAGGAAGGTCAAATTGTAGAAAGGATCAGAAAGAGTGGCGGATTCGTGCCAGAATTATCTCTTGTTGCTGAAATAGATGGAGCAGTTGTCGGGCATATTCTGTTCTCCAAAATTACCATCGAAACCAAGCAGGGAGATAAAGAAAGCTTAAGCCTGGCTCCCATGGCTGTGCTGCCGGATTTTCAAAAACAGGGAATAGGAGGACAGATGATAAAGGCTGGAATTCAAAAGGCTGTTGAGCTGGGTTTTGATTCTATTATTGTTTTGGGACACGCCGACTACTATCCGAATTTCGGATTTGAAAAAGCATCAAAATGGAAGATTACTTGCTCATTTGAAGTTCCTGACGAGGCGTTTATGGCTATAGAGTTAAAAGAAGATGCGTTGGCAAATTCAGCTGGTAAGGTCGTTTATCCTCCCGCTTTTAATATTGAATAG
- a CDS encoding DUF5683 domain-containing protein — MSFVSLKAKAQSQLKKGTFALRINTLGVEYAKQDSFFIAINSDFENPVKVSNLDTLELPVGEHSLTIFQKYYRDVTFIQTIKEEELYERIVYINRFENPDKQKTESSYPRYYWQLAAFVLTDDSTEVFYYGKSLGYRIAVFDSITQSIQLKGIANDGTKFSKRFDTGKTFNVMEIYYRPDKNTLRRKSVIPGAAQIYKREYAKAGIFIAAAIATAASSLYFQNKYTKTHNDFMQLERAYQRENDPVEAYELANEVERKQDQSNSAFRTRNYFMTGFAAVYLANIVDSFLKPRIGYRTNEIEFDPYLDFNKQAVFMNFKITKKF; from the coding sequence TTGTCATTTGTCAGCCTGAAAGCAAAGGCTCAAAGCCAATTAAAAAAAGGAACGTTTGCGCTACGTATTAATACGTTAGGTGTAGAATACGCAAAACAAGATTCTTTTTTTATTGCAATAAATTCGGATTTTGAAAATCCGGTAAAGGTCTCCAATCTTGACACTCTTGAGCTTCCTGTTGGAGAACATAGCCTCACCATTTTCCAAAAATATTATCGGGATGTGACATTCATTCAAACTATAAAAGAGGAAGAACTTTATGAAAGGATTGTTTACATAAATCGTTTTGAAAATCCAGATAAACAAAAGACGGAAAGCAGCTATCCCAGGTATTATTGGCAGTTAGCTGCATTTGTGCTAACAGATGACAGTACTGAGGTTTTTTATTATGGCAAAAGTTTAGGGTACAGAATTGCTGTTTTTGATTCTATAACACAGAGCATACAATTAAAAGGAATTGCCAATGATGGAACTAAATTTTCAAAACGTTTTGATACTGGTAAAACGTTTAATGTAATGGAGATTTATTACCGGCCTGACAAGAATACCCTTCGGCGAAAGTCAGTTATTCCAGGAGCGGCACAAATCTATAAAAGAGAATATGCAAAAGCAGGTATATTTATTGCGGCCGCTATAGCTACTGCTGCATCCTCTTTATACTTTCAGAATAAATACACCAAAACACATAACGATTTTATGCAATTAGAGAGAGCTTATCAGCGTGAGAATGATCCGGTTGAAGCCTATGAATTGGCAAACGAGGTGGAAAGAAAACAAGATCAGTCGAATTCTGCATTCAGAACCAGAAACTATTTTATGACAGGCTTTGCCGCTGTTTACCTTGCGAATATTGTGGACAGTTTTTTAAAGCCCCGTATAGGATATAGAACCAATGAAATTGAGTTTGATCCCTACCTCGATTTTAATAAGCAGGCCGTTTTTATGAATTTTAAAATCACTAAGAAGTTTTAA
- a CDS encoding nitroreductase family protein, with translation MKIEEAIQNRRTLKLRANPEDPLPVTKGEEFKRVIEELIKLAGKAPFHYRSAETHRKQNLAGAEPWRFHVLDGNTCRKLLEIFNQDKPMKASEGIKQMLAAADALILSTWLPERSRSLSRKFHPNVKNMEHIAATGAAIQSLLLAATSRGITNYWSSGGCLRKPKVLEFLGIPKQEILLGAVFLFPDEYPESVQTKTGKNVEAKGELKDYMEWVEL, from the coding sequence ATGAAAATTGAAGAAGCAATACAGAATCGGCGGACATTAAAACTAAGAGCAAATCCTGAAGATCCGTTGCCGGTTACAAAAGGAGAAGAATTTAAGCGGGTTATCGAGGAACTGATAAAATTGGCCGGAAAAGCTCCATTTCACTATCGAAGTGCAGAAACCCACCGAAAGCAGAATCTGGCCGGCGCTGAGCCGTGGCGGTTTCATGTGCTGGATGGAAATACCTGTCGCAAATTGCTCGAAATTTTTAATCAGGATAAACCTATGAAAGCCAGCGAAGGGATCAAACAGATGCTGGCTGCCGCTGATGCGTTGATTTTGTCTACGTGGCTTCCCGAGCGTTCGAGATCTCTATCCAGAAAATTTCACCCCAATGTGAAAAACATGGAGCACATTGCAGCTACCGGGGCAGCTATCCAAAGCCTGTTGTTGGCAGCGACTTCCAGGGGGATTACCAACTATTGGTCGTCGGGAGGATGCTTGCGAAAACCCAAAGTCCTAGAGTTTTTAGGAATCCCAAAGCAGGAAATTTTGCTGGGAGCCGTCTTTTTATTTCCGGATGAGTATCCTGAATCGGTTCAAACCAAAACCGGAAAAAATGTGGAAGCAAAAGGGGAGCTGAAAGACTATATGGAATGGGTGGAGCTATAG
- a CDS encoding glycerol-3-phosphate dehydrogenase/oxidase, with translation MNRADFLDHIKEFNDFWDVVVIGGGATGLGCAVDAASRGYKTLLLEMHDFAKGTSSRSTKLVHGGVRYLQQGDVSLVIEALHERGLLIQNAPHLVSHQSFIVPSYEWWNGPFYGVGLKVYDALAGKLGIKKSENLSKEKTLEKIPTLEPKDLRGGVMYYDGQFDDSRLSINLAQTIADEGGYPLNYMKVTGLKKNANGFIEGLEVRDMLNGEDHEINARVVINATGIFTDHIMKMDEEDHQNIIQCAQGIHLILDKEFLPGESAIMVPHTDDGRVLFAVPWHNKVIVGTTDTPIKKPTLEPVALEEEIEFILRHAAQYLTQNPSRKDVKSVFAGLRPLVKPPDVKKTSEISRSHHLQVSESGLVTITGGKWTTYRKMAEDTIDRAALVAGLEVKECATKDLRIHGWLKNVDRGDHLFVYGSDKVALQKLIEEDESLADRLHPNLPYIKAEVIWAVRNELAQTIEDILSRRTRALLLDAKASVEMAPEVGRLLAQEFGKDEGWVEQEVKEYKQVAKNYILE, from the coding sequence ATGAACAGAGCAGACTTTCTGGATCACATTAAAGAATTCAATGATTTTTGGGATGTCGTCGTGATTGGCGGCGGTGCAACCGGACTGGGTTGTGCAGTAGACGCGGCTTCCAGAGGGTACAAAACGTTGCTTCTGGAGATGCACGATTTTGCGAAAGGAACATCCAGCCGAAGCACAAAGCTCGTTCACGGCGGAGTCCGCTATTTACAACAGGGAGATGTTTCGCTGGTGATTGAAGCCCTTCACGAGCGCGGACTTCTTATTCAGAATGCCCCACACCTTGTAAGTCATCAGTCTTTTATAGTACCAAGTTATGAATGGTGGAACGGTCCTTTTTATGGGGTTGGACTGAAAGTATATGATGCACTGGCCGGGAAGCTGGGTATCAAGAAATCAGAAAACCTGTCGAAAGAAAAAACACTGGAAAAAATTCCCACGCTGGAGCCCAAAGATCTGCGCGGTGGAGTGATGTACTATGATGGTCAGTTTGATGACTCCCGCCTTTCCATAAATCTCGCCCAAACCATTGCCGATGAAGGGGGCTATCCGCTGAACTATATGAAAGTGACCGGCCTCAAGAAAAATGCCAACGGATTTATTGAAGGGTTGGAAGTCCGTGACATGCTGAACGGTGAAGACCATGAAATCAATGCCCGCGTAGTGATTAATGCAACGGGTATTTTCACCGACCACATTATGAAAATGGATGAGGAAGATCACCAGAATATTATTCAGTGCGCACAGGGTATTCACCTGATTTTGGATAAAGAATTCTTGCCGGGTGAATCGGCCATTATGGTTCCCCACACCGATGACGGCCGGGTTTTATTTGCCGTTCCCTGGCACAATAAGGTGATTGTCGGCACAACGGATACGCCCATTAAAAAACCGACACTGGAACCGGTAGCTCTCGAAGAGGAAATAGAATTTATTCTGAGACATGCAGCTCAGTATCTTACTCAAAACCCATCCCGAAAAGATGTAAAAAGTGTGTTTGCAGGATTGCGCCCACTGGTAAAACCCCCGGATGTTAAAAAAACCTCCGAAATATCCAGAAGCCACCATCTGCAGGTGTCTGAGTCGGGACTGGTTACCATAACCGGAGGCAAATGGACGACTTACAGAAAAATGGCCGAGGATACCATCGATCGGGCGGCACTGGTAGCTGGATTGGAGGTAAAAGAATGCGCGACCAAAGATCTTCGGATTCACGGCTGGCTGAAGAATGTGGATCGTGGTGATCATTTATTTGTGTATGGTTCAGATAAAGTAGCCCTGCAAAAATTAATTGAAGAAGATGAATCCCTGGCGGATCGTCTTCACCCCAATCTCCCCTACATAAAAGCAGAAGTGATTTGGGCAGTTAGAAATGAGCTGGCTCAAACCATCGAAGATATCCTTTCCCGGCGCACGCGGGCACTTTTACTGGATGCCAAAGCCAGTGTAGAAATGGCTCCTGAAGTAGGCCGGCTGCTGGCTCAGGAATTTGGAAAAGATGAAGGCTGGGTGGAACAGGAAGTGAAGGAATACAAGCAGGTAGCTAAAAATTATATCCTGGAATAG